The genomic stretch TTCATACCCCAAATTGTTGAGCCGGCCTTCTTCGATCGCAACATTATTCGGCTGTTCCTGTTTGATCTTGCGATACGCTTCCACCGCAATCTCAAACTTGCCCGTGTGCACATTCTCATATGGAATCATGACTTCCGGCTCTAAGCGCGGCGCCAGCGACATGCCCCCTTCAAAATCAACCTTCACCGTATCGACCTTGGCGCCGGGTTCGCGCAAAAAGTGATATTGCACCGCAGCATCTTTGCGAATGAAAACATTTTCCGCGATTGCCAACAATTCGACTTTTGGCGATTGCGTTGCTTCTGCGAACAACCGGCCGTTTTCTCTGGTCACGGTGAGAACGCGATCGGGATTGACCAAATAACGTCCGGTGTAATTCTCCAACACCGCGGGCGCAAGCGTGAGGAGTTCATACGGCTCGGGCAGATAATCTTCCCACTGATATTCTTTCGCAATGCTGCGCAGAATTTCGTTCATGATTTGCCCGTTATCGGAATTGACCATTACCACTGCACCATAGCCTTTGTCTTTGTGCGCCATCAACTGCGCGCGAAAGCCTTCATCAGCGCCGCCGTGCTGAAAATAAGTTGCCCCGCCCTTTTTGTCGATGAAGAAGCCCAACGCCACAAAATCTTCGATGAAAGGCGTGAGCATTTTCTCCGTCATTTTCTGCGAAAGGACTTTGTTGGATTTGCCCTTTAGCGAAAGCTGAATCTCAATGGCAAACTTCGCCAGGTCGATGGGCGTCGTCCACAAGCCGGCTGCCGCCATTTCGGGATAAATGTGGCGCTTGCCTTCGACTTCGCTGCCGTCGCGGCGATAGCCGGCAGCGGCACGTGTCAGCCAATCCGGCGGTAACGGTTGTTCATAAGAACTGTTGATCATTTCCAACCGTTTTAGCACGGTTTCTTGAGCAATTTGTGGAAACGGCTTTTTCTCGATATCCATCAACGCGAGTTGCATGATGGTGGTGCCGCCGCCGGAGTAGCGGAATTTCGTTCCCGGCGTCATGTTCACGCGCACGGCCGCGGTATTTGCCGGTTCCGCGCCGTTCAGCACTTGCGGCAGCGTTGGCAACTTTTCGCCGACCGCGTATCCTGGAAAACCGTGCACCGTGAGTCCGGCCGTATGGCTCAGCAAATTGGCGAGCGTCACTTTTTTCTGCGCGGTGAATTCATTATCCGGCAATTTCCACGAAGTCAGCTTTTTGTTGATGTTTTCATCGAGTTTGATTTTGCCTTGTTCGGCTTTCTTGAGCGCCACCATGGCCGCCACCGGCTTGCT from Cytophagia bacterium CHB2 encodes the following:
- a CDS encoding DUF3471 domain-containing protein, with protein sequence MHIKIGRLFFCLAVVATALAAQSDLELRMLRVENGLLPQVLIKGEPAWTLTERMQHYKVPGVSLAIIHDFKIVWSKAYGLKDAETKEPVTLNTLFQAGSISKPVAAMVALKKAEQGKIKLDENINKKLTSWKLPDNEFTAQKKVTLANLLSHTAGLTVHGFPGYAVGEKLPTLPQVLNGAEPANTAAVRVNMTPGTKFRYSGGGTTIMQLALMDIEKKPFPQIAQETVLKRLEMINSSYEQPLPPDWLTRAAAGYRRDGSEVEGKRHIYPEMAAAGLWTTPIDLAKFAIEIQLSLKGKSNKVLSQKMTEKMLTPFIEDFVALGFFIDKKGGATYFQHGGADEGFRAQLMAHKDKGYGAVVMVNSDNGQIMNEILRSIAKEYQWEDYLPEPYELLTLAPAVLENYTGRYLVNPDRVLTVTRENGRLFAEATQSPKVELLAIAENVFIRKDAAVQYHFLREPGAKVDTVKVDFEGGMSLAPRLEPEVMIPYENVHTGKFEIAVEAYRKIKQEQPNNVAIEEGRLNNLGYELLRAQKFAAAIAVFKLNVEFYPQSSNTYDSLGEGYMLNGDKELAIENYKKSLALDPQNKNAVAMLKKLQE